Proteins encoded by one window of Lathyrus oleraceus cultivar Zhongwan6 chromosome 1, CAAS_Psat_ZW6_1.0, whole genome shotgun sequence:
- the LOC127102958 gene encoding adenosylhomocysteinase-like, protein MPIPTSVSLTPSRQNKKNKERHFLLLLHASLPLLTTQLQQPQPSVTPCFYSPSPSIALIIISAARSLHTRNPTSPYRTTQNASHEVRWYSCNIFSTQDHAAAAIARDNAVVFAWKGETLQEYWWCTERALDWGPGGGPDLIVDDGGDASLLIHEGVKAEELFEKTGEVPDPTSTDNDEFQLVLTIIRDGLKTDPQRYRKMKERLVGVSEETTTTVKRLYQTQANGTLLFHAINVNDSITKSKFDNLYGCCHSLPDGLMRATDVTGAEKERVTGGRRLVKCEKSQTQATRQDGDENISYSAPSTCYSNSSVLEQGLLPIDDTGISYASSICAAPLSRRFWKAGSYDEGHGSQTTATDGKNYLHVHPTFLHSNATSHKWEFGAIAELLDNSVDEIQNGATFVSVDKISNPRDGNPALLIQDDGGGMDLEAMRRCMSFGFSDKNSKLAIGQYGNGFKTSSMRFGADAIVFSRHLDNGILTRSIGLLSYTSLMQTQLDRIVVPMVNYEYNTSTSSLDVLNGKEHFMENLELLLRWSPYSSEADLLNQFQNKIKQFSIQFPYPCKSIAFKHRHQPSH, encoded by the coding sequence ATGCCAATACCCACATCCGTCTCTCTCACTCCCTCACgccaaaacaaaaaaaataaagaaagacACTTTCTTCTTCTCCTTCACGCTTCACTTCCACTGCTCACTACACAACTCCAACAGCCGCAACCTTCCGTAACACCGTGCTTCTATTCACCTTCACCATCAATCGCCCTCATCATCATATCCGCCGCGAGATCTCTTCACACACGAAACCCCACTTCTCCATATCGCACAACTCAAAACGCTTCACATGAAGTCCGATGGTATTCATGCAACATTTTCTCAACTCAAGACCACGCCGCCGCCGCCATAGCTCGTGACAATGCTGTTGTATTCGCTTGGAAGGGTGAAACCCTACAGGAATATTGGTGGTGTACTGAACGCGCTTTGGATTGGGGTCCCGGTGGTGGTCCAGATCTAATTGTTGATGATGGTGGTGATGCTAGTCTTTTGATCCATGAAGGTGTTAAAGCTGAAGAGCTTTTTGAGAAAACCGGTGAGGTTCCTGATCCTACCTCTACTGATAACGATGAGTTCCAGCTTGTGCTTACCATCATTAGAGATGGGTTGAAGACTGACCCTCAAAGGTACCGTAAAATGAAGGAGAGACTTGTCGGTGTTTCGGAAGAGACTACAACTACTGTTAAGAGGCTTTATCAGACGCAAGCCAATGGAACTCTTTTGTTCCATGCTATTAATGTCAATGACTCTATCACCAAGAGCAAGTTTGACAACTTGTATGGATGTTGTCACTCTCTTCCAGATGGTTTGATGAGGGCTACTGATGTTACGGGTGCTGAGAAAGAGCGCGTGACTGGTGGGCGGCGACTAGTCAAATGTGAGAAATCTCAAACTCAGGCGACTAGACAAGATGGTGATGAAAATATAAGCTATAGTGCCCCGAGTACATGTTATAGTAATTCCAGTGTATTGGAGCAGGGGCTGTTGCCAATTGATGATACTGGCATTTCCTATGCATCATCCATTTGTGCAGCACCACTTTCTAGACGGTTTTGGAAAGCTGGGAGCTATGATGAGGGGCATGGTTCTCAAACTACAGCTACAGATGGAAAGAACTATCTACATGTACACCCCACGTTCCTTCACTCAAATGCAACTTCACACAAGTGGGAATTTGGCGCCATAGCAGAGCTTCTTGATAATTCTGTTGATGAGATCCAAAATGGGGCTACCTTTGTCAGTGTagataaaatttcaaatccaaGAGATGGAAATCCAGCATTGTTGATTCAAGATGACGGGGGCGGCATGGATCTGGAAGCAATGCGTCGCTGCATGAGTTTTGGATTTTCAGATAAAAATTCAAAGCTTGCTATTGGACAATATGGAAATGGCTTCAAGACTAGTAGTATGAGGTTTGGTGCAGATGCTATAGTCTTCAGTCGCCATCTGGATAATGGGATTTTGACTCGAAGCATTGGACTTTTGTCATATACATCTCTGATGCAAACGCAACTTGACAGAATAGTAGTACCAATGGTGAATTATGAGTATAATACTTCAACTTCATCGTTGGATGTATTAAATGGCAAAGAACATTTTATGGAAAATTTAGAATTGCTGTTGCGTTGGTCACCATATTCATCCGAAGCAGATCTTCTGAACCAATTTCAAAACAAAATCaaacaattctcgattcaatTTCCATACCCatgtaagtcgattgcttttaagcatcgccatcaaccttcGCATTAA